A genomic region of Zea mays cultivar B73 chromosome 6, Zm-B73-REFERENCE-NAM-5.0, whole genome shotgun sequence contains the following coding sequences:
- the LOC100282910 gene encoding uncharacterized protein LOC100282910: MAATAYSVALLGGARLPAAPRSALLPRRSVCQLRFQDAPRLSLLRAKAASEDTSASGDELIEDLKAKWDAVEDKPTVLLYGGGAVVALWLTSVVVGAINAVPLLPKILELVGLGYTGWFVYRYLLFKESRKELAADIETLKKKIAGTE; the protein is encoded by the exons ATGGCGGCCACGGCGTACTCCGTGGCGCTCCTCGGCGGCGCGCGCCTCCCCGCCGCTCCGCGCTCCGCCCTCCTCCCTCGGCGCAGCGTCTGCCAGCTTCGCTTCCAAG ATGCACCGAGGCTCTCCCTGCTCCGTGCGAAGGCCGCTTCCGAGGACACATCGGCCTCCGGCGACGAGTTGATCGAGGACCTCAAAGCGAAG TGGGACGCCGTTGAGGACAAGCCCACCGTCCTCTTGTACGGCGGCGGCGCCGTCGTCGCCCTATGGCTGACGTCCGTGGTCGTGGGCGCCATCAACGCCGTGCCGCTG CTCCCCAAGATCCTGGAGCTCGTTGGGCTCGGCTACACCGGCTGGTTCGTGTACCGCTACCTTCTCTTTAAG GAAAGCAGGAAAGAGTTGGCCGCCGACATTGAGACCTTGAAGAAAAAAATAGCTGGAACAGAATAA